In a single window of the Leptospira barantonii genome:
- a CDS encoding M3 family metallopeptidase, whose translation MLPEFKADSPEHTKDSILEKIKTIRKELPILLSKKERTYENVIRPLNDLVQEMQVDYTVLSHLNSVMNSKEIQALYTEVLPEITAFYSDLGQNEELNSVYQEILKNEEAVLDVPKKKVLKDSILQFKLSGIGLDPRIKKRIQEIQIRLADVDNQFSQNLLDATNSFELILDNKEDVEGIPESDLNSAKTPEGKYRFTLQMPSYIAYMTHGPNRSIRETLYKAYTTKAPQNGKLIEEILALRNELAKLLGYSNYVELSLATKVADSGKTVLNFLRDLAKQAKPIAEKEFLDLSTFAKTLSIDSLQAYDTAFVSEKLMKSRFDFDEEQTRPYFEKEKVVSGTFQFLNELLGLEFRKTTAQIWEEKVQVYDLYKDGKLLSRLYLDLEARKDKQGGAWMHNWYSRNRIAGKEVHPTAFVVCNFPISTKDSPSLLKHSDVVTFFHEMGHALHHLCTKIEEPPVSGINGVEWDAVEFPSQFLENFAYTPSVLKIFGKHHITGETIPDSMIAKLNETKNFLSAMGIVRQLEFSLFDILIHEKNHTEEEVHSILQNVRKEVSVVIPPEYNRFQNGFSHIFSGGYAAGYYSYKWAEVMSADAFFAFVDRGVFDPTLSDAYFSEILEKGGSENAMVLFKRFLGRDPEVGSLLKLYGLKNAA comes from the coding sequence ATGTTACCAGAATTCAAAGCGGACTCTCCAGAGCATACCAAGGATTCGATCTTAGAAAAGATCAAAACGATTCGAAAGGAACTTCCGATCCTTCTTTCCAAAAAGGAAAGAACGTACGAGAACGTCATACGTCCATTGAACGATCTTGTTCAGGAAATGCAGGTAGACTATACGGTCCTTTCTCATTTGAACAGCGTGATGAATTCAAAGGAAATTCAGGCGCTTTATACGGAAGTCCTTCCCGAGATCACCGCTTTTTATTCCGATCTCGGTCAGAACGAGGAACTCAATTCGGTATATCAGGAAATCCTAAAGAACGAAGAAGCGGTTTTAGACGTTCCGAAGAAAAAAGTTCTTAAGGATTCCATTCTACAGTTTAAACTCAGCGGGATCGGTTTGGATCCTCGGATCAAAAAAAGAATCCAAGAGATTCAGATCCGTTTGGCGGACGTGGACAATCAATTCTCCCAAAATCTTTTGGACGCGACGAATTCGTTCGAACTCATTTTAGACAACAAAGAGGACGTGGAAGGAATTCCGGAATCCGATCTGAATTCCGCGAAAACGCCGGAAGGCAAATATCGTTTTACTCTTCAGATGCCGAGTTATATCGCATACATGACCCACGGTCCGAATCGTTCCATTCGAGAAACGTTATATAAGGCTTATACCACAAAGGCGCCGCAGAACGGAAAGTTGATCGAGGAAATTCTCGCGCTTCGAAACGAACTGGCGAAACTTCTCGGTTATTCGAACTATGTCGAACTTTCCCTTGCCACCAAGGTCGCGGATTCCGGTAAAACGGTTTTGAATTTTTTAAGAGATCTTGCAAAACAAGCAAAGCCGATCGCCGAAAAAGAATTTTTGGATCTTTCTACTTTCGCAAAAACTCTTTCAATCGATTCTCTGCAGGCCTATGACACCGCGTTCGTAAGCGAGAAGTTGATGAAATCGAGATTCGATTTCGACGAGGAACAAACCCGTCCTTATTTCGAGAAGGAGAAGGTGGTTTCGGGTACATTCCAATTTTTGAATGAACTTTTGGGTTTGGAATTCAGAAAAACTACGGCGCAGATTTGGGAAGAAAAGGTTCAGGTTTACGACCTCTATAAGGACGGAAAACTTCTTTCCCGTTTGTATCTAGATCTCGAAGCGCGTAAGGACAAACAGGGTGGGGCTTGGATGCACAACTGGTATTCCAGAAATCGAATCGCGGGTAAGGAAGTCCATCCGACCGCGTTTGTAGTCTGCAACTTTCCGATTTCGACGAAGGATTCTCCCTCTCTTTTAAAACACAGCGACGTGGTTACGTTTTTTCACGAGATGGGTCACGCGCTCCATCATCTTTGTACGAAGATCGAAGAACCTCCCGTCAGCGGAATCAACGGCGTGGAATGGGACGCTGTAGAATTCCCTTCCCAGTTTCTGGAGAATTTCGCATATACTCCGAGCGTTCTTAAAATATTCGGAAAACATCATATAACCGGAGAAACCATTCCGGATTCTATGATCGCCAAACTCAACGAGACGAAGAATTTTCTTTCCGCTATGGGAATCGTAAGACAACTCGAGTTTTCTCTTTTTGACATTCTCATCCACGAAAAAAATCATACGGAAGAAGAGGTGCATTCGATTCTTCAGAATGTTCGCAAGGAAGTTTCGGTGGTGATTCCTCCGGAATACAATCGTTTTCAAAACGGATTCTCCCATATCTTTTCCGGGGGTTACGCCGCGGGTTATTACAGTTACAAATGGGCGGAAGTGATGAGCGCGGACGCATTCTTCGCGTTTGTCGATCGTGGAGTTTTTGATCCTACTTTGAGCGATGCGTATTTCAGCGAGATTTTGGAAAAGGGCGGAAGCGAAAATGCGATGGTTCTTTTCAAAAGATTTTTAGGAAGAGATCCGGAAGTCGGTTCCCTTCTTAAACTTTACGGTTTGAAAAACGCGGCTTAA
- a CDS encoding glutathione S-transferase: MIKLHGASISNYVNKVKLGILEKGLEYEQLRVAPSQEEEFLKISPMGKIPVLEIDGKFLFESGAILEFLDTIYPQEPKLIPEEPWEAARVREITTIIEIYLDIPARRVYLPASRGKEVSPELVEEIHPILVKGVKALQRVAKFSPYIAGETFTMADCSGFANLSVIDEELRIFYPNNHPLDQLKGWKEYFEFMKSKQGPALVEKEKQTLKKIIARAKVKVE; this comes from the coding sequence ATGATCAAATTGCACGGCGCAAGCATCAGCAACTACGTAAACAAAGTAAAACTAGGGATCTTAGAGAAGGGATTGGAATACGAACAACTCAGGGTAGCGCCTTCTCAAGAGGAAGAATTTTTAAAGATCAGTCCGATGGGAAAAATTCCCGTGTTGGAAATCGACGGGAAGTTTCTCTTCGAGTCCGGAGCTATTTTAGAATTCTTAGATACGATTTATCCGCAGGAACCGAAACTGATTCCGGAAGAACCCTGGGAGGCCGCAAGGGTCCGAGAGATCACTACGATCATAGAAATCTATCTGGACATTCCCGCGAGAAGAGTTTATTTACCCGCGTCGAGAGGAAAGGAAGTTTCACCCGAACTCGTGGAAGAGATACATCCGATTTTAGTCAAAGGAGTAAAGGCATTACAAAGAGTCGCGAAGTTTTCTCCATACATCGCAGGAGAAACGTTTACGATGGCGGATTGTTCCGGCTTTGCGAATTTATCCGTGATCGACGAGGAGCTCCGAATATTTTATCCGAACAATCATCCCTTGGACCAACTCAAAGGTTGGAAAGAATACTTCGAATTTATGAAATCCAAACAAGGGCCGGCCTTGGTGGAAAAGGAAAAACAAACTCTGAAAAAAATCATCGCAAGAGCGAAGGTGAAAGTCGAATGA
- a CDS encoding SDR family NAD(P)-dependent oxidoreductase — translation MAKTAIITGGTVGIGYELSKLIAADGYDLILVARNEKTLKKVKKEIETSNKVKVDILSADLADPKAPKKIFDFAKKSKAVVEILVNNAGFGTSGRFDRMELKKELDMIQVNVTSLTELTHLFLQGMVERKNGKILNVASTAAFQPGPNMANYYATKAYVLSLSEAIHEDVYKDGVTVTTLCPGPTKTEFFERAEITKSKLLNNPMAPIMSAKEVAEIGYNALKKGRPVVVSGILNKILAQSVRITPRFIIRKIAKFLNQNG, via the coding sequence ATGGCAAAAACGGCAATCATCACCGGCGGAACGGTCGGCATCGGATACGAACTCAGTAAACTCATCGCGGCAGACGGATACGATCTTATACTTGTGGCGAGAAACGAAAAGACTTTGAAAAAAGTGAAGAAGGAAATCGAAACTTCGAACAAGGTAAAGGTGGACATTCTTTCCGCGGATCTAGCGGATCCGAAGGCGCCCAAGAAAATTTTCGACTTCGCAAAAAAATCAAAAGCGGTCGTCGAGATTCTCGTGAACAACGCGGGTTTTGGAACCAGCGGAAGATTCGATAGAATGGAACTCAAAAAAGAACTCGATATGATCCAAGTCAACGTAACCTCTTTGACCGAGTTGACACATCTATTTCTGCAAGGTATGGTGGAACGGAAGAATGGAAAGATTTTGAACGTCGCGTCCACCGCGGCGTTTCAACCCGGACCGAACATGGCCAATTATTATGCGACAAAGGCTTACGTTCTTTCCTTATCGGAAGCGATTCACGAGGACGTTTATAAGGACGGTGTAACCGTAACCACACTTTGTCCCGGGCCGACCAAAACCGAATTTTTTGAAAGAGCCGAAATCACGAAGTCGAAACTTCTCAACAACCCGATGGCTCCGATCATGAGCGCAAAGGAAGTCGCGGAAATCGGATACAACGCTTTGAAGAAAGGAAGGCCCGTCGTTGTCTCCGGAATTTTGAACAAGATTCTCGCGCAAAGCGTACGAATCACACCGCGATTTATCATCCGAAAGATCGCCAAGTTTTTGAATCAAAACGGTTAA
- a CDS encoding sterol desaturase family protein, with amino-acid sequence MQGSIIDLAVPFFIVLIGLEVFYSRVSGKKVYRWNDTVADLSTGILFSLTGVLVTIGSLWVYEKFRIFYSLQTLFNVPEIPLRIPIWADHVGWHADYKSLAGWLFVFLAVDFVYYWFHRATHEINFLWACHVTHHSSEEFNLSVALRQSSFQRIFEYGFNLSIAFCGVPWQAFLLAHGILKIYQFWVHTRLIGKLGFLEEILVTPAHHRVHHGRDPKYIDKNHGGILIFWDRIFGSFSREEEEPIYGLTKPVTTFDPVYTNFHVYEEILSLMQKTKSFKEKILILLKPPGWRPSSIGPSLLPEEIDRKNYLKFDPVVSKQRTVLGVLEFLFFTIVSLALVRYFKSGTLELWKILPTILYVFYGFRHAGIVLDGGPLGKIQHGLLLFGGAILFWILFFV; translated from the coding sequence ATGCAAGGCTCCATCATCGATTTAGCGGTTCCGTTTTTTATAGTTCTGATCGGACTCGAGGTTTTTTACTCCCGAGTTTCCGGTAAAAAAGTATATCGATGGAACGATACGGTCGCGGATCTAAGTACCGGAATCCTATTTTCATTGACTGGGGTCCTCGTAACGATCGGCTCTCTTTGGGTATATGAAAAATTTAGAATATTCTATTCTTTGCAGACTCTTTTTAATGTTCCCGAAATTCCCTTGAGGATTCCGATCTGGGCCGACCACGTGGGTTGGCACGCGGACTATAAAAGTCTGGCCGGTTGGTTGTTCGTGTTTTTGGCTGTGGACTTCGTCTATTATTGGTTTCATAGAGCCACGCACGAAATCAACTTTCTCTGGGCCTGCCACGTTACGCACCATTCCAGCGAAGAATTCAATCTTTCCGTTGCCTTGCGTCAATCCAGCTTCCAAAGAATTTTCGAATACGGGTTCAACCTTTCGATCGCGTTCTGCGGGGTTCCTTGGCAGGCGTTTTTACTCGCGCACGGAATTCTCAAGATCTATCAATTCTGGGTGCACACAAGATTGATCGGCAAACTCGGTTTTTTGGAAGAAATTCTCGTGACACCCGCGCATCATCGAGTACATCACGGAAGAGATCCGAAATACATCGATAAAAATCACGGGGGAATCCTTATCTTTTGGGATCGGATCTTCGGTTCGTTTTCCAGGGAAGAAGAGGAGCCGATTTACGGATTAACAAAACCCGTGACGACATTCGATCCGGTTTATACGAACTTTCATGTGTATGAGGAAATTCTTTCCTTGATGCAAAAGACAAAAAGTTTTAAGGAAAAGATTCTGATTCTTCTAAAACCACCGGGCTGGAGACCTTCGAGCATCGGACCGTCTCTTCTTCCGGAGGAAATCGATCGAAAAAATTATCTGAAGTTCGATCCGGTCGTATCCAAACAAAGAACCGTTTTGGGAGTTTTAGAATTTCTTTTCTTTACAATCGTTTCCCTTGCGCTCGTACGATATTTTAAATCGGGGACTCTGGAGCTTTGGAAAATTCTTCCCACGATCTTATACGTCTTTTACGGATTCAGACATGCGGGAATCGTTTTGGACGGAGGTCCTTTGGGAAAAATACAACACGGTTTGCTTTTGTTCGGAGGGGCGATTCTTTTCTGGATTCTATTTTTCGTCTGA
- a CDS encoding 7TM diverse intracellular signaling domain-containing protein: MRALALCLYLLTWPVFGIDLVNLDDSSSGFEDSYEYYEDFTGNLSFAEIRTLAETGKFNSSNIHSLGYTNASVWVRLNVENSSDKPIRWIVEYRFPDVDLVEYYDLKKGESPFYRAGDVLPFGVRPIQYRNPAFPSVGLAKTNKSVYLKIKSDSRIQLSLRYYSALGFYQKVIFEQFLFGLFFGSMLILALYNLLLYAYTKEWNYLYFALYISGFSFFQFVLEGFGFQILWPNAVLWTNSSVPFFLMVSLSLMSLFVTVYLDLENRSRFSFRIFKYYQFLLLFFALSSLLIPERFGIWIGLILSFGFVILLFINGIRSIAWNQGSAFYFLSAWAVLLSGAVLFLFLQSEWMKDWSLRLWIIEISSLFHVVFMGIGLADRVKVLSRVLSSKIKELGSTKLVAERSEKRFKNLFEESEEFLFTMDTNGKIRNANKSLGRLLGFDPEEVIGWDFLDLIFVPTGGDASYAKILARDKIEELLKRGKSSEFAVEFRQKFVLEPRQIRVRLQLLDLGDRKGILGKAYELNEDILSKFIVSESMHFTLNNYLRNADLLSRLLTVNLSSFVGTEIVIAIRTCIREIVINSIEHGNLAISFDEKTEALNQGRYLEFIQERQKETFYNYRTVKVSYSLNARRIGFLITDEGEGFDYKKILNLDIEKLNETSLTHGRGIVMTRRVFDIVRFNEKGNRVLLIKYLKKPLRYKREKTSFDV; this comes from the coding sequence ATCCGGGCATTGGCGCTTTGTCTTTATCTTTTGACCTGGCCCGTGTTCGGAATCGATCTCGTAAACTTGGACGATTCTTCTTCGGGATTCGAGGATTCCTACGAATACTACGAGGATTTTACGGGCAATTTGAGCTTTGCCGAAATTCGAACATTGGCCGAAACGGGTAAGTTCAATTCTTCGAATATTCATTCATTAGGATATACGAATGCTTCCGTTTGGGTTCGTTTGAACGTGGAGAATTCTTCCGATAAACCGATCCGTTGGATCGTGGAATACCGTTTCCCGGACGTCGACCTTGTCGAATACTACGATTTAAAAAAGGGAGAATCCCCGTTTTACAGGGCGGGGGACGTTCTTCCGTTCGGGGTTCGTCCGATTCAATATCGAAATCCCGCGTTTCCTTCGGTCGGTCTTGCCAAAACGAACAAGTCCGTATATCTAAAAATCAAATCCGATTCCAGAATCCAACTTTCGCTTCGTTATTATTCCGCCCTGGGGTTTTATCAAAAAGTGATCTTCGAGCAGTTTTTGTTCGGATTGTTTTTCGGTTCGATGCTCATATTAGCGCTTTATAATCTTCTTTTATACGCATATACGAAAGAATGGAATTATCTCTACTTCGCGCTTTATATCTCGGGCTTTTCGTTCTTTCAATTCGTTTTGGAAGGATTCGGCTTTCAGATTCTATGGCCGAACGCGGTTCTTTGGACCAATTCGAGCGTTCCGTTCTTTTTGATGGTTTCTCTTTCGTTGATGTCCCTTTTTGTAACGGTTTATCTGGATTTGGAGAATCGATCGAGATTTTCCTTTCGAATATTCAAATATTATCAATTTCTGTTGTTGTTTTTCGCGCTCAGTTCCCTTTTGATTCCCGAACGTTTCGGAATCTGGATCGGTTTGATTTTGTCTTTCGGTTTTGTGATTCTTCTTTTTATCAACGGTATTAGAAGTATTGCCTGGAATCAAGGGAGCGCGTTCTACTTCCTTTCTGCTTGGGCGGTTTTACTTTCGGGAGCGGTTTTGTTTTTATTCCTGCAAAGCGAATGGATGAAGGATTGGAGTCTGCGTCTATGGATCATAGAAATCTCTTCCTTGTTTCACGTCGTTTTTATGGGAATCGGTCTTGCGGATCGAGTGAAGGTTTTGTCTCGGGTTTTGTCCTCGAAGATCAAGGAACTCGGAAGCACAAAACTCGTAGCGGAACGTTCCGAAAAACGATTTAAGAATCTATTCGAAGAATCGGAAGAATTTCTGTTCACGATGGATACGAACGGAAAGATCCGAAACGCGAATAAATCCCTCGGAAGACTGCTCGGTTTCGATCCGGAAGAAGTGATCGGCTGGGATTTTTTGGATCTCATCTTTGTTCCCACGGGTGGAGACGCGTCCTACGCAAAAATTTTGGCGCGGGATAAGATCGAAGAACTTTTAAAAAGAGGAAAAAGTTCCGAGTTCGCGGTTGAATTCAGGCAGAAGTTCGTCTTGGAACCGAGACAGATCCGGGTTCGTCTTCAACTTTTGGATCTCGGGGACCGTAAAGGTATATTAGGAAAGGCTTATGAATTGAACGAGGACATTCTTTCCAAGTTCATCGTAAGCGAATCCATGCACTTCACTTTGAACAATTATCTTCGAAACGCGGATCTTTTGAGCAGGCTTCTTACGGTGAATCTTTCGAGTTTTGTGGGAACCGAAATCGTGATCGCGATCCGAACCTGTATTCGGGAGATCGTAATCAATTCCATAGAACACGGAAATCTCGCGATCAGTTTTGACGAAAAGACCGAAGCGTTGAACCAAGGACGTTATCTCGAATTCATACAAGAACGTCAGAAAGAAACTTTCTACAACTATAGAACCGTAAAGGTTTCGTATTCCTTAAACGCGAGAAGGATCGGATTTCTCATCACCGACGAGGGGGAAGGTTTCGATTATAAGAAAATTCTAAACTTAGACATCGAAAAGTTGAACGAAACAAGTTTGACCCACGGAAGAGGAATCGTGATGACTCGTCGTGTTTTTGATATAGTTCGGTTTAACGAAAAAGGAAACCGAGTTCTTCTCATTAAATATCTCAAAAAACCGCTTCGATATAAACGGGAAAAAACTTCTTTCGACGTTTAA
- a CDS encoding LIC_11366 family protein, which translates to MRATSKIFGISFCVILFFPFFPFPESELKAEGELPKTKAHSTKPALEIPTEEELYWELGLRAGIGYKGEDRLNSFLRGFTDTYDPRVASKTKLNPPSNVSQGELFLRRKISSESRVGFIGGYREWQKFGLKQVSSEPFYTDLSFKLSNPYFLLMYWYEWNYKRWIFQGGLGVGMSQVYWDSKGYATSGRETFRQEGSLTGTGIEFRLEGTVNRRITESTSLQLGVALSWINIPSLTGTFNGQTASFYLREDGRVTPLTESTNQTAILVTNQFSRKLEFQVLTTTLFLGVAQKF; encoded by the coding sequence ATGAGGGCTACCAGCAAAATTTTCGGGATCTCATTCTGTGTTATACTTTTTTTCCCATTCTTCCCTTTTCCAGAATCAGAATTGAAGGCTGAGGGAGAACTTCCCAAAACCAAGGCGCATTCCACAAAACCGGCGCTGGAAATCCCCACCGAGGAAGAACTCTACTGGGAACTCGGCCTCAGGGCCGGAATCGGCTATAAGGGGGAAGACAGACTCAATTCTTTCCTTCGGGGTTTTACGGATACGTATGATCCTCGGGTCGCATCCAAAACCAAACTCAATCCACCAAGCAATGTGTCTCAGGGAGAATTGTTTCTCCGTAGAAAGATCAGCTCCGAAAGCCGGGTCGGTTTTATAGGCGGTTATAGAGAATGGCAGAAGTTCGGATTGAAACAGGTTTCTTCCGAGCCGTTTTATACCGATCTCAGTTTTAAACTTTCGAACCCCTATTTTCTTTTGATGTATTGGTATGAATGGAATTACAAACGCTGGATCTTCCAAGGTGGTCTCGGCGTCGGGATGTCTCAGGTGTATTGGGACTCCAAGGGTTACGCGACCTCGGGAAGAGAAACCTTTCGTCAGGAAGGTTCTTTAACCGGAACCGGAATCGAGTTTCGTTTGGAAGGAACTGTCAACCGAAGAATCACCGAGTCCACAAGTCTTCAACTGGGAGTCGCGCTTTCTTGGATCAACATTCCTTCTTTGACCGGAACGTTCAACGGACAAACGGCGAGTTTTTATCTGAGAGAAGACGGACGTGTTACTCCTCTTACGGAATCCACGAATCAAACCGCGATCTTAGTCACGAATCAATTCTCGCGTAAATTGGAATTTCAGGTTTTGACGACCACCTTGTTTCTCGGAGTCGCTCAAAAGTTTTAA
- the asd gene encoding archaetidylserine decarboxylase (Phosphatidylserine decarboxylase is synthesized as a single chain precursor. Generation of the pyruvoyl active site from a Ser is coupled to cleavage of a Gly-Ser bond between the larger (beta) and smaller (alpha chains). It is an integral membrane protein.) — MLQFHFFQFFDWDLLKPFFYFLSFIGIYLTFRLRFPQIRFLFLAVKIFSGNMDYKGSRGRLVHSQAFFSGTASSLVPGAVIGSALALMIGGPGVLFWIWISSFFIMPLRFVSSTLAIRFRTKTASGRYLSGPMYFIESALKARWLAVSFAIAGLLTVLVMGGAVPMLYVTHIANRAFDVTGMTVPFLLAVVLVFIVLGGVRRVGKISAYLAPIAILLFFAGYFFLFKNSLMNFKDFLWLSFQEAFQPLTAVAGGSFVLARTYSMASGIFFVSTETGIGKSAGLSGVVRTDFPAKQGLVSMLATFFEGFIVSTLVIYALSSYGAFKMEEQMLFVNALFQGSTNPVNLAFFGSFLLLGVVSITGWFYTGEQNALYVFGEKFANFFRMLFLITILAVAYLYVKNGEQILFEAFGLGYSLSIITAVPVLISLVLLEKIARTELKRFLTESGARYEVLKDFYLLVLSVVPKNLLSRLFGLLASSRLPRFLLIPILKAFARAYKINVDEAELEIQEYNSLNAFFTRALKAEARIIDSADNEMVSPVDAKITGYGDINQRIIIQAKGVDYNLKELLGGGASKFIDDFTNGKYITFYLSPQDYHRIHSPAYGKILGYYYEPGKLFPVNELAVFGIRGLFPKNERLITYLQTEYGKVAVIKVGASNVGRIRVTYDNRIVTNTLIRTARTVEYKDVSIMIDKGAELGRFEMGSTVILLMEKDTFQFDTLSVNEKILYGTTIGKFLAKKCNLPK; from the coding sequence ATGTTGCAATTTCATTTTTTTCAATTTTTCGATTGGGATTTACTCAAACCCTTCTTTTACTTCCTGAGTTTTATCGGGATCTATCTGACCTTCAGACTCCGGTTTCCCCAGATTAGGTTCCTCTTTCTTGCCGTAAAAATTTTCTCGGGCAACATGGACTACAAGGGTTCCCGGGGAAGACTCGTTCATTCTCAGGCGTTCTTTTCGGGAACCGCGTCCTCTCTCGTTCCGGGAGCGGTGATCGGTTCGGCTCTGGCCTTGATGATCGGAGGACCAGGGGTTTTATTTTGGATTTGGATCTCTTCCTTTTTTATCATGCCTCTTCGGTTTGTTTCTTCCACGCTTGCGATTCGTTTTAGAACCAAAACCGCATCGGGGAGATATCTTTCCGGTCCAATGTATTTTATCGAAAGCGCTCTCAAAGCGAGATGGCTCGCGGTGAGTTTTGCGATCGCCGGACTTTTGACTGTTCTTGTGATGGGCGGAGCGGTTCCGATGTTGTATGTAACTCATATCGCGAATCGTGCGTTCGACGTGACCGGGATGACGGTTCCGTTTTTGTTGGCGGTGGTTCTCGTATTCATCGTGTTAGGCGGGGTGAGAAGGGTGGGAAAAATTTCCGCGTATCTGGCTCCGATCGCGATCTTGTTATTTTTTGCGGGTTATTTTTTCTTATTTAAGAATTCTTTAATGAACTTTAAGGACTTTCTCTGGCTTTCGTTTCAGGAAGCGTTTCAACCCTTGACCGCGGTTGCGGGTGGAAGTTTTGTTCTCGCTCGAACTTACAGCATGGCCTCGGGAATCTTTTTCGTTTCCACGGAAACCGGAATCGGAAAAAGCGCGGGTTTGTCCGGCGTCGTAAGAACCGATTTCCCTGCGAAACAAGGTTTGGTAAGTATGCTTGCCACCTTCTTCGAAGGATTTATCGTATCGACTCTTGTGATCTACGCTCTTTCTTCTTACGGAGCGTTTAAGATGGAAGAACAGATGTTGTTCGTAAACGCTCTCTTCCAAGGAAGCACCAATCCCGTAAACCTCGCGTTCTTCGGTTCGTTTTTGTTGTTGGGAGTGGTTTCGATTACGGGTTGGTTCTATACGGGAGAACAAAACGCTCTCTACGTCTTCGGTGAAAAGTTTGCGAACTTTTTCAGAATGCTCTTCTTGATCACCATTCTCGCGGTCGCTTATCTTTACGTAAAGAACGGAGAACAAATTCTTTTCGAAGCGTTCGGACTCGGATATTCTCTATCGATCATCACAGCGGTTCCGGTTTTGATTTCTTTGGTTCTTTTGGAAAAGATAGCAAGAACCGAACTCAAACGATTCTTAACCGAAAGCGGAGCGAGATACGAAGTCTTGAAGGATTTTTATCTTCTCGTTCTTTCCGTCGTTCCTAAGAATTTACTTTCGAGACTGTTCGGACTTTTGGCTTCTTCCAGACTTCCTCGTTTTCTTTTGATTCCGATTTTGAAGGCGTTCGCAAGGGCTTACAAGATCAACGTCGACGAAGCGGAACTCGAAATCCAAGAATACAATTCTCTCAACGCATTCTTTACAAGAGCCTTAAAGGCGGAAGCGAGAATCATCGACTCCGCGGACAACGAAATGGTTTCTCCCGTCGACGCAAAGATCACCGGTTACGGAGATATCAACCAAAGAATCATCATTCAAGCGAAGGGTGTGGATTACAATCTCAAGGAACTTTTGGGAGGAGGCGCTTCCAAGTTCATCGACGATTTTACGAACGGGAAATACATCACCTTCTATCTTTCTCCTCAGGATTATCATAGAATTCATTCTCCCGCGTATGGAAAAATTTTAGGTTATTACTACGAGCCCGGAAAATTATTTCCGGTGAACGAACTCGCGGTTTTCGGGATTCGAGGACTGTTTCCGAAGAACGAAAGATTGATTACGTATCTGCAAACCGAATACGGAAAGGTCGCGGTCATCAAGGTCGGGGCATCGAATGTCGGGAGAATTCGTGTGACTTACGACAACAGGATCGTTACGAACACACTCATCCGAACCGCAAGGACGGTCGAATACAAGGACGTTTCGATCATGATCGACAAGGGCGCCGAACTCGGTCGTTTTGAGATGGGTTCGACCGTGATTCTTTTAATGGAAAAAGATACCTTTCAGTTCGATACGTTGTCGGTAAACGAGAAGATCCTCTACGGGACAACGATCGGTAAGTTTTTAGCAAAGAAGTGCAATCTTCCGAAATGA
- a CDS encoding DUF971 domain-containing protein — MTQLSLKATTPDQIDFDENHLKITWKDGVTSTFELLDLRKRCPCVVCKGGHGGKVGTTTGGIQSIQLYSINKVGRYAINPVWSDNHITGIYSFDALRMLADGLGGDLTL, encoded by the coding sequence ATGACCCAACTCAGTTTAAAGGCGACCACTCCCGACCAAATTGATTTTGATGAGAATCATCTAAAAATCACCTGGAAGGACGGAGTTACGTCCACGTTCGAACTTCTCGATCTCAGAAAACGTTGTCCGTGCGTCGTATGCAAGGGCGGACACGGAGGAAAAGTAGGAACTACCACGGGTGGAATCCAATCGATCCAACTCTATTCGATCAATAAAGTCGGAAGATATGCGATCAATCCCGTTTGGAGCGACAATCATATCACGGGAATTTATTCCTTCGACGCACTTCGAATGCTCGCGGATGGTTTGGGTGGCGATCTGACTCTTTAG